A genomic region of Alicyclobacillus sp. SO9 contains the following coding sequences:
- the fabD gene encoding ACP S-malonyltransferase, producing MRLGYLFPGQGAQYIGMGKELIETYKEAKQLFAQADDALGFSLSRIILEGPEEQLRLTYHTQPALLTVSVAAYRVFSSECGDVVPVVCAGHSLGEYSALVAAGAIDFTDAVRLVHHRGKWMDEAVPAGQGAMTAVMGMERDKLEEVCRQAAEEAGVVELANINSPGQIVISGTAEGVERAAALAKEQGARRTIPLVVSGPFHCSLMKPAASKLKEMLLETDLKDTSVPVVANVDAQPKTHAQDIRTALERQLYSPVLWEEDVRAMMQLGAEGFIEFGPGTVLSGLVKKVERRIPTFHVENEESLQQTMAAIKG from the coding sequence ATGAGGTTAGGCTACTTGTTCCCTGGACAAGGGGCTCAATACATAGGTATGGGAAAAGAGTTAATAGAGACTTACAAAGAGGCAAAGCAACTGTTTGCACAAGCAGATGACGCTTTGGGGTTCTCTTTGTCACGGATTATATTGGAAGGCCCGGAAGAACAGTTACGCTTGACATACCACACGCAGCCGGCACTGTTAACGGTTAGTGTGGCTGCTTACAGAGTGTTTTCCTCTGAATGTGGTGATGTCGTTCCGGTGGTATGCGCCGGTCACAGTCTTGGTGAGTATTCCGCATTGGTGGCCGCCGGTGCAATAGATTTTACGGATGCTGTTCGGTTGGTGCATCATCGGGGGAAATGGATGGACGAAGCCGTCCCTGCCGGACAAGGAGCTATGACGGCTGTGATGGGAATGGAACGGGACAAGTTGGAGGAAGTCTGTCGCCAAGCTGCGGAAGAAGCTGGAGTAGTGGAACTTGCCAACATTAACTCGCCAGGTCAAATTGTCATCTCGGGAACTGCCGAAGGTGTGGAAAGAGCTGCTGCTCTGGCCAAAGAACAAGGGGCTAGGCGCACCATCCCCTTGGTCGTGAGCGGACCGTTCCACTGTAGTCTGATGAAACCTGCAGCGTCTAAGCTGAAAGAAATGTTGCTTGAGACCGACCTCAAAGACACCTCTGTACCTGTGGTTGCCAATGTGGATGCACAACCCAAAACACATGCACAGGATATTCGCACTGCTTTGGAACGTCAGCTGTATTCGCCTGTTCTTTGGGAAGAAGATGTGCGGGCTATGATGCAACTCGGTGCAGAGGGTTTTATCGAATTTGGACCGGGGACAGTCTTGTCTGGTTTAGTCAAAAAAGTGGAACGCAGGATTCCGACATTTCATGTAGAAAATGAAGAATCACTGCAGCAAACCATGGCAGCAATCAAGGGTTAA